A window from Macaca nemestrina isolate mMacNem1 unplaced genomic scaffold, mMacNem.hap1 Scaffold_498, whole genome shotgun sequence encodes these proteins:
- the LOC139361438 gene encoding disco-interacting protein 2 homolog C-like isoform X2, which yields MDAYTPPDTSYGSEDEGSVQVDSQGAPTSSQGSIKVEHWISQAIHGSTTSTTSSSSTQSGGSRAAHRLADVMAQTPMDNHSAPPDVTTYTSEHSIQMERPQGSTGSRTAPKYCNAELMETGDGTTSHALCPWILRTTSQVGVHPLRY from the exons atggacgcctacacccctccag ATACCTCTTATGGCTCAGAAGATGAAGGCTCAGTGCAGGTGGACTCCCAGGGCGCCCCgacctccagccagggcagcatcaaAGTGGAGCACTGGATCAGTCAGGCCATCCACGGCTCCACCACGTCCACCACCTCGTCGTCCTCCACGCAGAGCGGGGGCAGCAGAGCTGCCCACAGGCTAGCGGATGTCATGGCCCAGACCCCCATGG ataatcATTCTGCACCTCCTGACGTAACCACGTACACCTCAGAGCACTCCATACAGATGGAGCGACCACAGGGTTCCACGGGGTCCCGGACAGCGCCCAAGTACTGCAACGCCGAGCTCATGGAGACCGGGGATG gaacaacatcccatgctctctgtccctggatattaagaacaacatcacaggtaggtgtacaccccctgcggtattag
- the LOC139361438 gene encoding disco-interacting protein 2 homolog C-like isoform X1, with protein MDAYTPPDTSYGSEDEGSVQVDSQGAPTSSQGSIKVEHWISQAIHGSTTSTTSSSSTQSGGSRAAHRLADVMAQTPMDNHSAPPDVTTYTSEHSIQMERPQGSTGSRTAPKYCNAELMETGDGMSQSRDAFFSGKRFVLMSRSVPVTGCVSSWGAICCHFIC; from the exons atggacgcctacacccctccag ATACCTCTTATGGCTCAGAAGATGAAGGCTCAGTGCAGGTGGACTCCCAGGGCGCCCCgacctccagccagggcagcatcaaAGTGGAGCACTGGATCAGTCAGGCCATCCACGGCTCCACCACGTCCACCACCTCGTCGTCCTCCACGCAGAGCGGGGGCAGCAGAGCTGCCCACAGGCTAGCGGATGTCATGGCCCAGACCCCCATGG ataatcATTCTGCACCTCCTGACGTAACCACGTACACCTCAGAGCACTCCATACAGATGGAGCGACCACAGGGTTCCACGGGGTCCCGGACAGCGCCCAAGTACTGCAACGCCGAGCTCATGGAGACCGGGGATGGTATGTCCCAAAGCAGAGATgcgtttttttctgggaaacggtttgtgctgatgtcccgttctgtgcccgtgactgggtgtgtttcttcctggggtgcaatctgctgccattttatctgctga